One genomic window of Candidatus Nitrosopumilus sediminis includes the following:
- a CDS encoding Snf7 family protein yields the protein MPNLSDKWSSQPKPSVTEKINDTIKPKGPLKPRVQEGIKKLQLQIKKLDSMLTNLQNRDAKLFQRIVEATQKHDTQTTKVLGNELAEVRKVTKILSGARIALEQIELRLTTCSDLGDTVVAIMPTMGLMKNLKSSLGKIMPGAEQEISQMAEMLGGFMTESFSGDAAFGNDATTSAESESILKEAAAVAESSTGQMFPSVPSDATSPIETTTKFY from the coding sequence ATGCCTAATTTGTCTGATAAATGGTCTAGTCAGCCTAAACCTAGTGTTACTGAAAAAATTAATGATACAATCAAACCTAAAGGCCCCTTGAAACCAAGAGTTCAAGAAGGAATTAAAAAATTACAATTACAAATTAAAAAATTAGATTCTATGTTGACAAATCTACAAAATCGCGATGCAAAGTTGTTCCAACGAATTGTAGAAGCAACACAAAAACATGATACTCAAACAACCAAAGTTCTTGGAAATGAATTAGCAGAAGTTAGAAAAGTTACAAAGATCTTGAGTGGCGCTAGAATAGCCTTAGAACAAATTGAATTAAGACTAACAACATGTAGTGATCTTGGAGATACTGTGGTAGCAATTATGCCAACAATGGGATTGATGAAGAATCTCAAATCATCCCTTGGAAAAATTATGCCAGGAGCAGAGCAAGAAATTAGTCAAATGGCTGAAATGCTTGGAGGTTTTATGACAGAGAGTTTCTCTGGAGATGCAGCATTTGGAAATGATGCAACTACCAGCGCTGAATCTGAGAGTATTTTGAAAGAAGCTGCTGCTGTTGCAGAAAGTTCAACAGGTCAAATGTTCCCATCAGTTCCTTCAGATGCAACTTCACCAATTGAAACAACCACAAAGTTTTACTAA
- a CDS encoding transcriptional regulator, with product MFDKFKNEEGGEMVEERKEEVNSEESSSMTSSIGIGELMGKRAKLEEAIDYVGLMIKNLKDKRTLLEKDIEEESVDIKNLKEKLQKVSEYIDDENRGIEELTNKRKQVENEADEVGSIINNLREKLSSVDRVIDDEGSRVKKIKESRDSLES from the coding sequence ATGTTTGATAAATTCAAAAATGAAGAAGGTGGAGAAATGGTAGAAGAAAGAAAGGAGGAGGTTAATTCTGAAGAATCTAGTTCAATGACTAGTTCAATTGGAATTGGAGAATTAATGGGTAAACGGGCAAAATTAGAAGAGGCCATAGACTATGTTGGTTTAATGATTAAGAATCTAAAGGATAAGAGAACATTACTTGAAAAAGATATTGAAGAAGAATCAGTTGATATTAAAAATCTAAAAGAAAAGCTTCAGAAAGTTAGTGAATATATTGATGATGAAAATAGAGGAATTGAAGAATTAACTAACAAAAGAAAACAAGTGGAAAATGAGGCTGATGAGGTAGGTTCAATAATCAATAACCTAAGAGAAAAACTTTCTAGTGTTGATAGAGTTATTGATGATGAAGGCAGCAGAGTTAAGAAAATCAAAGAATCCAGAGATTCTCTAGAAAGTTAG